The window TAAAGATCAGGAGAGCGAGGTTGTAGTCGATTCCAAGCGTGGTCTCAAGGAATCTTCCGGCCCCTATGAGCACGCTTGCAGCGTAAAGGGGCATAAAAACTGCTATTAAAAGCCCGGAAAAGCCCTGGATGAACCTGGACTGGAAACGTTTTCCTATAAACTCAGGGTAAGTTATGGATCCCAGGTTCAGCCCCATGCGCCTGGTCCGGGGGCCAAAGACCACGAAGGCGATGAAGATACCAAAAAAGATGTTCATAAAGACTAGCCATAAAAGCCCCATTCCCAGTGAAGCGGCTACTCCACCAAAGCCTATTATTGCGGAAGTGCTGATAAATGCAGCTCCGTAGGAGAGAGCCATAATTGCCGGATGCACCTGTCGGCCGGCGAGCATATACCCATCGGTCTGGGAATTTTTCTTATATCCTAGACGGGCAACATAGAAAGTAGCTGCAAGATAAATGAGAACAAACAGGATAAGAGTTGAAGTATTGACTGCCATAAAAATCATTCCTGAAGAATTCAAACTGCTGTTTTTTCGCAGGCGCTGTCAAAAAAGTCTGATTGAAAAGGCACTTTGAGCTTTTGTTTCCGGCACAGCTTACTGATCCTGAATCGCTGCATTTGGAGTGCTGCTTTTTACTGTCTCCTCTTCGTCCTCGCCTTTCCAGTTCAATGCCCCGTAAACAATACATCCGAGAGCACTTAATACACAAGAAACATATGCAAGCCAGATCTGTGGATCATCGATTCCTAACATCTACTACACCTTCCAATATTGTCTTCCGCCACCAGTTAACATGACACTTGTTAGCATAGTACATAAGAGCTTTTTGTTATTTAAGCATATTGTCCGAGGAAATTCAAGATCGGAGTAAATATAAGGTGTAATTATAAGGTCTAATGTAAAGTAATGAAAGCAATGTAATTTCGTACCACATCCTCGTACGGTGTTCTTCCTTCAGCCAGAAATCAACTCCATAGAAGAAGAACAAATGTACTGATGGTGCAGAACTGCCAGCCTTTGAGGCCCACAGCAAGGCTGGATGCAGGTTTAAGAAAAGACTCCGGGGAAGAGGAGATTGCAGGTGAACTCTTTAAGGGCTCTTTTTCCTCTCATCGGAATTCCCAAATAAGACTTTTCATCAAATAAGATTTTTCAGTATTCAGAATTGTTTTTCGGGATTTTTTTTATTTTTATCTCCGCAGGCGTGAGTAGTTCACTTCAGTGTACTCTCAGTAATTTCCCCGCTGAGATCTTCCCTGAGCATACTAACAGCTGTTTCAAAATCATCTGTCTGGCCAAGTACCCACATCATTTTGACAAGGGCAGTTTCTGGAAGAGTATCTTCTCCTTCGATTGCGCCAGCTTTCAACATATCACGACCCGTGTCATAAACGCGGTCGCAGATCCTGCCTTTAAGGCACTGGGATGTAACTACTACGGGCATTTTTGCGTCCACAGCCTTTCGGAGCAGGGGGATCCATTTTGTGGAAACGTGACCCAGACCCGTGCCCTCAATAACAAGTCCTCTGTAGCCGTTACTTATATAATAGTCAAGGACTGCCGGATCTGCTCCCGGGATGAACTTCACAATGGCACACTTCGGTTCCATTCCCGGCTTGAATTTGAGGGTTTTTTCTCCACGTCTTGTATAGTCAATAAAAGTCTTTATTTCTCCTGTATTGTAGTCTACAGTTCCTACTGGAAGGGAGCTTACGGACTTGAAAGCATCCCTGCGGGAGGTATGCATCTTCCTGACTTTCGTTCCTCGGTGGATTTCACAGAAATCATCAGAGGTTGTGCCATGCATAACCACCACGATTTCGGCAATATCGCTTATCGCAACCTGAGCTGCACAGATGGCGTTCATGGCGTTGTCGCTGCTCGGACGGTCTGCGCTTCTCTGGGAACCCACCAAAACGATAGGAACAGGTGTTTCGATCATAAAGGAGAGGGCTGCAGCGGAGTACATCATTGTGTCTGTCCCGTGAGTGATGATTACTCCCTCAGCTCCGGCTTCTATTTCTTCAACAACGGCTTTTGCGAGGTTTTGCCAGGAGTCAGAATCCATGTTTTCGGAGAGGATGCTCGAGATTACCCTGCCTTTAAAATCCGCAATTTCCTTCAGTTCCGGGATTGCGGCGAGAATATCGTCAGCAGTAAACTGGGATGTGACTGCACCTGTTCGATAGTCGATCTTGCTGGCAATCGTTCCGCCCGTAGAAAGGATTGCGACTTTTGGGAGCTTTTTCCCGGGTTTGGGAAGTTTCTCTCCATTTGTTTTACCTTCTTTTACACCGTTTCTGCCACCGTTTGCAGTTTCTCCGTTACTTTCCATAAAGGTTATCCTGACCTTATCAATGGAAAAACCGGCGTTATAACCGCTTTTCATTTTTATTGCGATATATCCTTCCATGGAAGGCATTACTTTGCCTTCGTAGACGGTGCCGTCCTTTTCAATGCGTACCCAATCGCCCTGTTTGAATTCCATGAATAATCCCTTTTCTGCTGGTTTTGAAATACTGTATATTTTGAAATACTGTATAATTTGTGTGATACTAAGAGGTCTAAATAATATTAAAGTTAAATGCATTATTGATATTAAATTTGTTATTGAAATTAAATTTGTTATTGAAATTAAATGTGTTATTGAAATTAAATTGGTTATTGAAATTAAATTGGTTATTGAATATGTTTTTACGTTTCACCCATTATACTCAGGTTTTTCTGTATTCTTCGACGACTTCAAGCAGGTTCTCAAAAGCCGAGTCAATTGAATCTTTGAGAGTTGCAATCTCCTGTTCGTTCAGTTCAAGTTCAGTCCGTCGCTTTCCAAGATAATGCTGCATTTCTTCCGGAGCAGGCCCTCCCGTAATTTTTCTTCTCGTTATATTGGAGACCGGGTCAAGAGCTTCCTTCACCATATTTTCCGTCAATCCCCTGCTCGAAAGCGATTCCCCAAGCACAACTTCAGCCGCATAGTCGATTTTTTCCATTGTGGGTTTTTCCATTTCCTTTGCAAGCATCCCGACAATCTGGTGGGCAGTTCTGAAAGGAATTCCGGTTTCTCTTACAAAGGTATCTGCAAGCTCGGTAGCCGTTGTAAAACCTGTAGTGGACTGGGCTGCAAGCACATCCGTATGGATTTTCATGGTCCTTGCCATTCCTTCCATTATCCTGACCGATGCCCTGGCAGTTTCTACCGAACGCCAGATATTGGGGGTTGCTTCCTGCAGGTCGCGGTTATAACTAAGGGGCAAACCTTTGCAGATCGTAAGCAGGGACATAAGTGCTCCCACAGCTACTCCCGTTTTCCCGCGCATTAATTCTGCAGTATCCGGGTTTTTTTTTTGGGGCATAATTGAGGAGGTGGAGGCATATGTGTCATCCAGTTCGATGAAATTGAACTCGGAAGAAGACCAGATTACAAGTTCTTCAGCCATCCGGCTCAGGTTTATCATGAGGTTTGAAAATACTGAGGCACACTCAATAAGGAAATCCCTGCTGCTAACCGCATCCATTGAATTTTCCAGCAGTCCATCAAAGCCCAGGAGTTCCTGAGTCCGTTTCCTGTTCAGGTCAAAGCCCGTAGAGGCAAATGCAGCAGCTCCGAGCGGGCAGAGGTTAACCCTGGAAAATGCATCTAAAACCCTGTCAAAGTCCCTGCCTAGAGCCGATTCGTGGGCACATAGGTGGTGGGCAAGGGTGGTCGGCTGGGCATGTTGAAGGTGAGTAAAACCAGGCATTAGGGATTCAGTGTGTTTTTCTGCAAGAGCAACAAGAGTTTTTCTGAGGGAAAAGAGTTCTTCGAGCAGTCCGGTAAGTTCTTCTCTCAGGGTCAGCCTGATGCAGGTTGCAACCTCATCGTTTCTCGAGCGCCCGGAGTGCATTCTGCCCCCCACATCTTCCCCAACCATATCGATGAGCCTGGACTCAAGAGAGATGTGTATATCCTCGTAGCTAAAGTCAAGCTTTTCCATTCCTTCTTCCCTGAGCTTCAAAAGCCCGCTAAGGATTTTGCTGCAGTCTTCCTCCTTTATAATCCCCTGCTCTCTCAGCATTACCGTATGGGCAAGGTCCACTGCTATATCCGCATTAAAAATCCACCTGTCAGCCTCCATAGAGGAGGTGTAACGTAATATTTCTTTGTCCGGGGCAGCTTCAAGCCTGCCTCTGCGTAAAATGTTACTCATCGGGAATCCTCTGTATAATTGTGAAGTAAATCTGTATTGTGAGATTGTAAAGTGAACTACCCCTCCCTAAAACTTTCGCTTAATAGCTCAAGTTTTTGAGGACGGAGCTTCCTGCTTCATGCTTGGCGGTTGCCGTTTTTTCCAAGTCCACAGGCTCAAACTGTAGTCCCTACAGCAATTTTCTTAATATTGATAGCGGCATTAATGTCTCTATCATGCGTATTTTTGCAATCAGGACATTGCCACTCTCTAATATCTAAACTTAATTCTTTAAGTTTGTAACCACAAACATTACAGGTTTTAGAGGAAGGTTCAAACATGCCTATTTTCAGTATAGTTTTTCCTACCCATTCAGCTTTGTACGTTAATTTCAGTACGAAAGAATACCATGCTGAATCACTGATAACCTGAGCTAATTTGTGGTTTTTCTTTAATCCTTTAATATTGAGAGTTTCAACGGCTATTGCTTGGTTTTCGCTGATTAACCGATTTGAAACTTTATGCTGGAAATCATGCCTTTGATTACTTATTTTTTCGTGGATTTTCGTAAGTTTATAGACTGCCTTTCTCCGGTTTTTTGAACCTTTAACTTTCTTAGAAACTCTTATTTGCAAACATTTCAATTTTTCAAGAGAGTTTTTCAGGAATTTTGGGTTATCAATTTTTTCTCCGGTAGAAAGAGTAGCGAAAGTCGTAACTCCTACATCTATTCCAATCAAGGTAGCAGGAGAAAATTCTTGTTTTTCGGGAAGTTTTTCTCCATCATTAGTTAGAAAACTTATGTAGTATTTTCCTGTTGGTGTTCTGGATATAGTTATAGTTTTCAAACTTCCTTTGCTAATTTCCCTATGCATCTTAACCTTAATCCAACCAAACTTAGGCAACAAAACTTTGGAAATAGATGTATCAAGACTATAGTGTTGAGGAATCTGAAAGGAAAAATGGTGATCCTTTTTCTTTTTCTTTTGAGGATACCCAAATCCAAAATTAAAGAAGTTTGTAAAAGCTTTATTCAGATTTCTACTTGCTTGTTGCAATGCTCCTGCATTAACTTCTTTCAACCAGGGATACACTTCTTTCAAAACTAATAGGTGATTATTAAGGTCAAACTCCGAGAGACTTATTCTGAATTTTTTATACATTAACGATTTTATTTCAAGGAGTTTATTATAGACAAAACGACAGCTACCGAAGTGTTTTTCCATAAGGGCTTTTTGCTCCTTATTAGGGTAAATTCGGTATCTGTTACCTAGAAGCATCCTTATAATTTACGCTTTGTAACTATATGAAGATCTACGAAATTATTATCTTCGGATTGTGGGGAAGTTGACGCTCTCATCTCCCACCTGTCCAATCCGGTTCTACCGGATTGTCCGAGGAAGGAGTCTTCCCGCTTCGGGAGATAAATCTTTATTGTGAGAGTCTTCATCTAATAAGGATCCTGTGGGATAAATGATATTGTGAGCTTGCCTGAGATATACTATTAGATTCTTAATTTGCAGGCATATAAGCCGTATAAAATCTGCAGCGTGGTATTATTCCGAATACTTAAATATGAATCGGTTTCAGGGAGTTTAACATTATATCCGGAAAAAACTTGAAGTAAATTTCGACCTGGACCCACATTGAGAGTACTTAAATATCTGGTGGACAACTCATTTATAAGCATAATAATCTGGAACGGAGTGGTGGAAATATGAACTATAAATTAATTATTATATCGTTATTAGCAGTAGGAGCTTTGATGGGGGCTCCGATGGCATCAGCTAAACCCAATTTTTTAACATCATTCAATCAGCACTATGATACTGCAGGCACAAGGCTTGATTCGTGCGCTACCTGTCATAACGGAGAAGCCAGAAATCCGTATGGTAAAGCCTACTCAGGGAGTGGAAGAAATTTCGCAGCAATCGAAAATCTTGATTCGGATGGGGACGGATTTACGAATCTGGCTGAGATCAATGCCTTGAATTTCCCCGGAAATCCCAATGATCATCCACAAACCACACCAGAAATTATACCTGAGCCACCCGTCAATGTAACTGAGCCACCCGTCAATGTAACTCCGGAACAGTCAACTACTGAAGTACCGATTAGCAACACAACTCCGGAACAGCCGACCGAAGCACCAGGAAATACAACCGAGGAACAGAAGTCTCCGGGATTTGAAGCTATTCCTGTGATTGTCGGATTATTAGCAGTAGCGTGCCTGAAGAGAAGAGATCTCCGAAAATAATTCCATCATGCACCCCTAACTGAAGATGTTTATCCAAATGAGGATGCTATCCTTATGTATAAGCTTCCTGCATATCCAAAAAAACGACTGATAAAAAAAGAGTAAATTCTTTAATGTCCGAAGCCTCAATGGCGCCGTTAATAAGATTCAGGAGGTCAAGCCCGCAGACCCCTGCATCTTCTATATTAAACCCTTCAAATCCTTCTGTTTTTTAAGAGCCTCAATAACTTTCAGGCAACACCGTCACGAAAAAATAAGGCAGGATGCTTTTGACTTTAGTCCTGAGAGGAATGCCGTCAATTTTCTGGCATTCCTTTCATGTTTGGATTTCTCCACTCTGCTTTGGAAACGAATTTCCTCCGCAGGTAACGTACTTTCGTATCTCCTCTCGCCAATGTTGGATATGCTTGTTATGTGTAACACACCGCCCCTACCTCTCAGGACTTTTAATGCTACACGATAGAGCTACAAACTGAGGAAGCATTCGCAGGTATCATGACATTTCCAACGTAGTCAATTAAGACTCAGGCTGGTCAACCGGGGCACTATTACATGCCTGCCTCTTTAGTGACGGGTAGTTGACCATTCTACATTCGCGGGCTTTCGCACCCGAGGATCCTGACTGGAGATTTAATATAGACAGATTCTCACTTCACCAAAGCGTATACGAGAGAACATGCCTATATTATCGTCCAGAGTTAACCTCTTTTTGCTTTAACAGCCTTTTCACCTTGAGGGCGTTCCCTCTCAGGAATATGCTTAGAGTTGTTGAGAACTTCTACATAGTAACCATCTGAAAGATCTTCTTTTCCAGACCAGAAGATGGCTTTGTAGTACTTCCAGACATGAGGATTAAATTCCAGAATGCCAACATGCACTACCAGTTCAAAGACAAACCAGTAAGTTAGTAGCAGGTGACTAGCCCTCAAGAATTCAACAGCGCTCATTGCGAACACCGGAGAAATCATGCCTGCTATCGAAGTGATCCATGATGCTATCGGAAGGCCGAACAGTGACCAATCAAGCTTGTACATGACGATTCCCGAAGCCGCAATAAAGAAGATGGCTGTGCCTTCAAGCACGATCAGGATCTTCATTAAGGGGTGAAGTTTGGTCTTGTAGTGGCCGGATTCTTCATCATAGATAGTGAATGCCGGATATTTGCCTTTCCTGAAGAAGTTCTTTATTATATTGCTGAAACGAGTTGCATCTTTAGGCCCAAAAACATAATGGTCCGTAAAATGCGAGATTTTTCCCATAAACCCGTGACCTTCAGAGAAAATATTGTACGGGATAAGGATCCAATTCACTGAAAGCAGGAACGGAACCGCAATCATATGAATGGCGCGGGCTGTATGGAAACTCATAAAGTCCCATCCAGCGTATATCTTTAACCCGGTGATGATGAGCACTAGCATTGCCGCTGCGTGGACGGTATGAGCTATCCTGTCAGTAATGGTATAGCGCTCAACAACCATTGTCGAGTTGCTGTTAGATTTCATCGTGGGCCATCTCCTTATACTATTTTAATTCAGTTATACTATTCTTAGAGTATTTGGAGCGTTTTTCCCTGTCAGGTCGATGGTGTGGACTGCACATGATATGCAGGGATCGTATGATCTGCCGATATGGAATATACTAACAGGGTTGGAATAATCAACACCAAGAATGTTTCCTACGGCATTGATTTTTGACCCAATCAGAGACTGTTCAAGTGGGCCAGGGACGCCTGCCGCATCTCTTGGAGACATATTCCAGGAACTCGGAACTATAGCCTGATAATTGGCAACCTTTCCATCACTGCCAGCGGATATCCAGTGCCCAAGAGCCCCACGAGGCGCTTCCCACAGGCCCATACCCTGGGAATTTTTAGCTGCAGAAAGATCTATAGGTACGGAAATCTTACCGTTCGGATCGTAGTCAACTGTTACCCACTTAAGGAGCTCGTTTGCGATAATCACGGTTTCCTGGATACGAGCCATCATTCTTGTGTAGACGTTAGCTGCAGAGTAGCCTTTCTCATTGAAAGCCAGAGCAAGTCCGGTAACAAGTGGCTCTTTCATTGCAAGCATGCGAGAGAGAGGTCCGACTTCACAGGGAATGCCTTCGTATCTTGGAGCTTTATCCCAGGTGTACTTGCTATCTGAACCTCCGGTATAGTCGATTTTCGCAGGATCGGTAAATGGAATTGTCTCTCCCACTGTGGGGTGAAGGTCACCTTTGCTGTCATCATAGAAGGAGTGAGCAACGCTTTCGGTAATCTTGCTCGAATCAAACTTCTGATATTCGAGTTTTCCTGTTACGATACCTGAAGTCTGGAAGCGGTCTCCTTCAGGGCTGGTAGGGTCATATCCGTCCCCATTCTCAGTATTGTAGAATCCACCATATGCAAGGAAGGCAATCTTTGAGGGGTCACTGTACCCGCCGATTTTATCGTGTTTAAGGCTTGCAGGAAGACCAAGAAGAGTTTCTCCTACAAGTTCGGAACCGAAAGCTGCATAGAATTCCGCATCTCCCCACCCAGCTTCTCTGCTGAAGTCATTGGAAGTTAAGGATTTGTCAACGAGACCTTTGAGGTGTTCAACCACGAAGCTTACGGCTTTTTGAGGGGAGCTTGCCTTATAGGTGTTTGCAATCCAGGCATCGAAGGGAACCTGCAGGGTATACTTTGATACAAAGTCCATTACCTGGAGGTAGTAAGAGGAAAGCTTGACAATATCTCCAACATTCGCCTTGTAGGTGTATCCTCCCGGATAGGGTGAAACCGACCCAGGCATTCTACCGGCAATGAGTGCAATGGCTTCCTGGAGGCGTTTCTTTTCAGGAATTGCTGCAATGTAGGAGGATCCTACAGGCACCGATTGTCCGTCGATCTTGTAGCTGATCGGGGCAAATCTCCCAACCATTTCTTTCCAGACTGCATTTCCGGTATCTCCCAGTGTTGCAAGGACATTTCTATAAGCCGGGTTTGCAAGGTCAGGGCCCCAGAGCACGTAGATGTGGGTTGCATGGCTAGCAATGGTGTTTAGACCCTGAAAGATGTTCCGCATAACAAGGGCATCTTTTGGAACCTGATCTGCAACTCCGTAAAGGTCGTCCAGAGCATTTGTGGATGCCAATCCATGAGAAATCGGACAGACCCCGCAGATCCTCTGGGTAAGGAGGGCAGCATCTCTGGGGTCCTGTTTCTGCAGAATGCGTTCAAAGCCCCTGAAAATGAGGCATGAGCTCCGGGAATCAGTGATGACACCATTAGCATCTACGTCAGTGTCCACGCTAAGATGGCCTTCAATTCGGGTCAATGGATTAACTGTAACATTTACCATTTTTCACTCACTCTCCTTTAATTCTCCTTACGGCATGCACGCCTGCAACGACTGCAGCTGCACCGATTGCAACCTTGGAGACCGTGTCAATATTTGCACCAAGAAGCACGCCCTTGTCTTCAGCTTCAACATAGAGAGGCCTTGACGTATCCGGGAAGCCGGGTTCTACACATGCAATACAGGGGCCACCTGCCTGGGTACAGAAGCTTACCGAACCATTCCATTTGCGAATTGCACAGTCTGCGTGAGCATAAGGAGCTTTACAGCCTAATTTCCACAGGCACTTTTCCCCACCTACCTGTTCGTCGAACTCTCCACGGTCATAGTATCCGCGGCGTGGGCAATTTTCGTGCACTGTGTGGTCTGGGGGATAGAAGACCTTCGGTCTGCCGTAGTTGTCCAGAAGGACCGGAAGATCTTCAGGGACTTTGATCTTTCCAAGAATTACAGCGCCCAGGGTAAGAAGAATCCAGTCAGGGTGAGCAGGGCAACCAGGAATATTAATTACCGGCTTATCGATTCCAAGTTCCTGAAGTATGCCTCCTTTAGGATTTTCCTTTGCAAAAGCTACTCCTCTGTAGTCCGTGTCCTTGGCAATATCGCTGTCTGCAGAGGTAATTCCTCCATATGCGGCACAGGATCCTACTGCAATGATAGCGTTTGCGTTAGGTGCAGCTTCTGCGATGATCTCTTTGAAAGTCTTTTTCCCTATCATGAGGTACTTGCCTGAACCTTGCGGACCGTTTGGAATTGAGCCCTCTACGATCAGTATATAGTTACCTTCTTTGATTAGCTCTTCAAGGAGTATTTCGGAGTTGAGCTCAGATGTGTTTGCAAGCTTACCGTCTACGAATATTCCCTGCTGAGCAAGAAGAGTCTCATGGTAAGCGAGATTTACATTGAGCTTGTTGAGTGCCTGTACGATGTCAGGGTTGCCTCCATTTAAGAGTGATTCGGAGCAGCCAGTGCATTCAGAACCATGTAGCCAGACAAGCTTGGTCTCTGCAAATTCAAGCGCGCTTACAATTTCAGCTTTGTAGGAGTCCAGCATTACAGTTGCACCAAGTAAACCTACAGCTTTCATGAAAGTGCGTCGATCCATTTTTAAAAAGTCCACACCATCCAGTATATGGACAAGATTTTTTGTTCCAGTACTCATCTCTACCACTTCTTAATTTAACCCAAATTTATATTTAAAAGAATATATCATTTATAGAGTTTTCATAATTATATAAGTACAACTATATATATACAAATAAAGTTTTCAATGAGGGGATAGTATTTAAGGTTTTTTACTTTGATCGAAAAATATATTAATCGGGCAAGGATATTTTGATTATATAATGATAATTATAATAAATATTAATATAATAATACAGTTCATTTAAGCATACCATGATATTTTCCCTATTATATCGGGATTCAGTGCCTGTTCCAAAATAATTCACACACATTTTATAAAGTTAACTTCCAATTGCTGACAATGGT is drawn from Methanosarcina lacustris Z-7289 and contains these coding sequences:
- a CDS encoding RNA-guided endonuclease TnpB family protein, with the protein product MLLGNRYRIYPNKEQKALMEKHFGSCRFVYNKLLEIKSLMYKKFRISLSEFDLNNHLLVLKEVYPWLKEVNAGALQQASRNLNKAFTNFFNFGFGYPQKKKKKDHHFSFQIPQHYSLDTSISKVLLPKFGWIKVKMHREISKGSLKTITISRTPTGKYYISFLTNDGEKLPEKQEFSPATLIGIDVGVTTFATLSTGEKIDNPKFLKNSLEKLKCLQIRVSKKVKGSKNRRKAVYKLTKIHEKISNQRHDFQHKVSNRLISENQAIAVETLNIKGLKKNHKLAQVISDSAWYSFVLKLTYKAEWVGKTILKIGMFEPSSKTCNVCGYKLKELSLDIREWQCPDCKNTHDRDINAAINIKKIAVGTTV
- the gatD gene encoding Glu-tRNA(Gln) amidotransferase subunit GatD translates to MEFKQGDWVRIEKDGTVYEGKVMPSMEGYIAIKMKSGYNAGFSIDKVRITFMESNGETANGGRNGVKEGKTNGEKLPKPGKKLPKVAILSTGGTIASKIDYRTGAVTSQFTADDILAAIPELKEIADFKGRVISSILSENMDSDSWQNLAKAVVEEIEAGAEGVIITHGTDTMMYSAAALSFMIETPVPIVLVGSQRSADRPSSDNAMNAICAAQVAISDIAEIVVVMHGTTSDDFCEIHRGTKVRKMHTSRRDAFKSVSSLPVGTVDYNTGEIKTFIDYTRRGEKTLKFKPGMEPKCAIVKFIPGADPAVLDYYISNGYRGLVIEGTGLGHVSTKWIPLLRKAVDAKMPVVVTSQCLKGRICDRVYDTGRDMLKAGAIEGEDTLPETALVKMMWVLGQTDDFETAVSMLREDLSGEITESTLK
- a CDS encoding PGF-CTERM sorting domain-containing protein — translated: MASAKPNFLTSFNQHYDTAGTRLDSCATCHNGEARNPYGKAYSGSGRNFAAIENLDSDGDGFTNLAEINALNFPGNPNDHPQTTPEIIPEPPVNVTEPPVNVTPEQSTTEVPISNTTPEQPTEAPGNTTEEQKSPGFEAIPVIVGLLAVACLKRRDLRK
- a CDS encoding cytochrome b, giving the protein MKSNSNSTMVVERYTITDRIAHTVHAAAMLVLIITGLKIYAGWDFMSFHTARAIHMIAVPFLLSVNWILIPYNIFSEGHGFMGKISHFTDHYVFGPKDATRFSNIIKNFFRKGKYPAFTIYDEESGHYKTKLHPLMKILIVLEGTAIFFIAASGIVMYKLDWSLFGLPIASWITSIAGMISPVFAMSAVEFLRASHLLLTYWFVFELVVHVGILEFNPHVWKYYKAIFWSGKEDLSDGYYVEVLNNSKHIPERERPQGEKAVKAKRG
- a CDS encoding symporter small accessory protein, with amino-acid sequence MLGIDDPQIWLAYVSCVLSALGCIVYGALNWKGEDEEETVKSSTPNAAIQDQ
- a CDS encoding hydrogenase small subunit; its protein translation is MSTGTKNLVHILDGVDFLKMDRRTFMKAVGLLGATVMLDSYKAEIVSALEFAETKLVWLHGSECTGCSESLLNGGNPDIVQALNKLNVNLAYHETLLAQQGIFVDGKLANTSELNSEILLEELIKEGNYILIVEGSIPNGPQGSGKYLMIGKKTFKEIIAEAAPNANAIIAVGSCAAYGGITSADSDIAKDTDYRGVAFAKENPKGGILQELGIDKPVINIPGCPAHPDWILLTLGAVILGKIKVPEDLPVLLDNYGRPKVFYPPDHTVHENCPRRGYYDRGEFDEQVGGEKCLWKLGCKAPYAHADCAIRKWNGSVSFCTQAGGPCIACVEPGFPDTSRPLYVEAEDKGVLLGANIDTVSKVAIGAAAVVAGVHAVRRIKGE
- the argH gene encoding argininosuccinate lyase, coding for MSNILRRGRLEAAPDKEILRYTSSMEADRWIFNADIAVDLAHTVMLREQGIIKEEDCSKILSGLLKLREEGMEKLDFSYEDIHISLESRLIDMVGEDVGGRMHSGRSRNDEVATCIRLTLREELTGLLEELFSLRKTLVALAEKHTESLMPGFTHLQHAQPTTLAHHLCAHESALGRDFDRVLDAFSRVNLCPLGAAAFASTGFDLNRKRTQELLGFDGLLENSMDAVSSRDFLIECASVFSNLMINLSRMAEELVIWSSSEFNFIELDDTYASTSSIMPQKKNPDTAELMRGKTGVAVGALMSLLTICKGLPLSYNRDLQEATPNIWRSVETARASVRIMEGMARTMKIHTDVLAAQSTTGFTTATELADTFVRETGIPFRTAHQIVGMLAKEMEKPTMEKIDYAAEVVLGESLSSRGLTENMVKEALDPVSNITRRKITGGPAPEEMQHYLGKRRTELELNEQEIATLKDSIDSAFENLLEVVEEYRKT
- a CDS encoding nickel-dependent hydrogenase large subunit, with the protein product MVNVTVNPLTRIEGHLSVDTDVDANGVITDSRSSCLIFRGFERILQKQDPRDAALLTQRICGVCPISHGLASTNALDDLYGVADQVPKDALVMRNIFQGLNTIASHATHIYVLWGPDLANPAYRNVLATLGDTGNAVWKEMVGRFAPISYKIDGQSVPVGSSYIAAIPEKKRLQEAIALIAGRMPGSVSPYPGGYTYKANVGDIVKLSSYYLQVMDFVSKYTLQVPFDAWIANTYKASSPQKAVSFVVEHLKGLVDKSLTSNDFSREAGWGDAEFYAAFGSELVGETLLGLPASLKHDKIGGYSDPSKIAFLAYGGFYNTENGDGYDPTSPEGDRFQTSGIVTGKLEYQKFDSSKITESVAHSFYDDSKGDLHPTVGETIPFTDPAKIDYTGGSDSKYTWDKAPRYEGIPCEVGPLSRMLAMKEPLVTGLALAFNEKGYSAANVYTRMMARIQETVIIANELLKWVTVDYDPNGKISVPIDLSAAKNSQGMGLWEAPRGALGHWISAGSDGKVANYQAIVPSSWNMSPRDAAGVPGPLEQSLIGSKINAVGNILGVDYSNPVSIFHIGRSYDPCISCAVHTIDLTGKNAPNTLRIV